In Primulina eburnea isolate SZY01 chromosome 14, ASM2296580v1, whole genome shotgun sequence, the following proteins share a genomic window:
- the LOC140811646 gene encoding bifunctional 3-dehydroquinate dehydratase/shikimate dehydrogenase, chloroplastic-like, with protein MRRNETLICAPLMADTVDQLVELMHKAKMKGADIVEIRLDHLKSFDPRFDVERLIKECPLPTLFTYRPTWEGGQYDGDEKSRFGALRTAMELGADHIDIELKAADEFNKFMNGNKPGKCKVIVSSHNYDCTPSAEDLGNLVARIQAAGADIVKFATTALDITDVARVFQITVHSQVPIIAMVMGERGLMSRVLCPKFGGYLTFGTLEPGKVSAPGQPTIEDLVSLYNFRSIGPDTKVFGIIGKPVAHSKSPLLYNGAFKSENINGVFVYLLVDNVPKFFETYSTSDFTGFSCTIPHKEVALTCCDEVDPVAKSIGAVNCVIRRPDGKLFGCNTDYIGAINAIENGLQGLHNITNGSPLAGKLFIVIGAGGAGKSIAYGAKEKGARVVVANRTYDRARELAELVGGQALSLAELDSFHPEGGMILANTTSIGMQPKVDETPVTKEALRYYDLVFDAVYTPKITRLLREAEEMGAKIVTGVDMFVGQAYEQYERFTGLPAPKELFKEIMKNY; from the exons ATGAGGAGGAATGAAACTTTGATATGTGCTCCATTAATGGCTGACACAGTGGATCAGCTGGTGGAGTTGATGCACAAGGCAAAGATGAAAGGAGCTGATATAGTAGAAATTAGATTGGACCATCTAAAGAGTTTTGACCCTCGTTTCGATGTTGAAAGATTAATCAAAGAGTGCCCTTTGCCTACTCTCTTTACTTATAG ACCTACATGGGAAGGTGGTCAGTATGATGGTGATGAAAAAAGTCGTTTTGGTGCACTTCGAACTGCCATGGAGTTGGGAGCTGATCACATTGATATTGAGCTCAAG GCTGCCGATGAGTTCAACAAATTTATGAATGGAAATAAGCCTGGAAAGTGCAAAGTCATAGTTTCATCGCACAACTACGATTGTACCCCTTCAGCAGAGGACCTGGGCAACCTTGTTGCCAGAATACAAGCTGCCGGAGCTGACATAGTCAAGTTTGCAACAACAGCACTGGATATCACTGATGTTGCAAGAGTTTTTCAAATAACTGTTCATTCCCAA GTGCCCATAATTGCGATGGTTATGGGAGAAAGGGGATTGATGTCAAGAGTACTTTGCCCAAAATTTGGTGGATATCTCACTTTTGGTACTTTGGAACCAGGAAAGGTATCTGCTCCTGGGCAGCCAACAATAGAGGACTTGGTTAGTTTATACAACTTTAGATCAATTGGTCCTGATACCAAGGTATTTGGGATCATTGGGAAGCCAGTCGCTCACAGCAAATCACCATTACTTTACAATGGAGctttcaaatcagaaaacattAATGGAGTGTTTGTATATTTGTTAGTGGACAATGTTCCAAAGTTCTTTGAAACCTATTCCACATCAGATTTTACTGGCTTCAG CTGTACTATTCCTCATAAGGAAGTGGCACTTACCTGCTGTGATGAAGTTGATCCTGTTGCCAAG TCAATAGGAGCAGTTAATTGTGTCATCAGGCGACCCGATGGAAAGCTGTTTGGTTGTAATACTGACTATATTGGTGCAATTAATGCTATTGAGAATGGACTTCAag GTTTGCACAATATTACCAATGGGTCGCCCTTGGCAGGAAAACTGTTTATTGTCATAGGTGCTGGTGGTGCGGGTAAGTCGATTGCTTATGGTGCAAAAGAGAAGGGAGCAAGGGTTGTTGTTGCTAATCGCACCTATG ATCGAGCTAGAGAATTGGCTGAGCTTGTTGGAGGGCAGGCTCTGTCTCTTGCAGAACTAGATAGTTTCCATCCTGAGGGTGGAATGATACTTGCAAACACAACTTCTATAGGCATGCAGCCTAAGGTCGATGAGACGCCTGTTACCAAG GAAGCTTTGAGATATTATGATCTTGTTTTTGACGCTGTATACACTCCCAAAATCACTAGACTTTTGCGAGAAGCTGAGGAAATGGGAGCCAAAATCGTAACTGGAGTAGATATGTTTGTTGGACAGGCGTACGAACAATACGAGAGGTTTACTGGATTACCAG CTCCAAAGGAACTATTTAAAGAAATCATGAAAAACTATTGA
- the LOC140813182 gene encoding acyl carrier protein 1, chloroplastic-like yields MASFAASPVSFSPISCTLKKNLVSNLRKASLSFHGKGFPSLTAQSSTRFRVACAAKPETVDKVCEIVRKQLALPADRGVSGESKFATLGADSLDTVEIVMGLEEEFGISVEEESAQSITTVQEAADMIEKLLEK; encoded by the exons ATGGCCTCGTTCGCTGCTTCTCCTGTTTCATTTTCACCTATTTCTTGCACCTTGAAGAAGAATCTG GTTTCAAATTTGAGGAAGGCTTCACTTTCATTCCATGGGAAGGGCTTCCCATCTCTCACGGCACAGTCATCCACTCGTTTCCGAGTTGCATGTGCA GCCAAACCTGAAACGGTGGACAAAGTGTGTGAGATTGTGAGGAAGCAACTCGCCCTTCCTGCCGATCGAGGCGTCTCTGGAGAGTCGAAGTTTGCAACACTTGGTGCTGATTCACTTGACACG GTTGAGATTGTAATGGGACTCGAAGAGGAGTTTGGAATCAGCGTCGAGGAAGAAAGCGCCCAAAGCATCACCACCGTTCAAGAAGCGGCTGATATGATCGAGAAGCTCTTGGAGAAGTGA
- the LOC140811507 gene encoding sodium/hydrogen exchanger 1-like isoform X2, which produces MTIMLFGALGTLISFVIISLGSIFFFQKMDVDLAIGDYLAIGAIFAATDSVCTLQVLNQDETPLLYSLVFGEGVVNDATSVVLFNAVQNFDLSNINAAVALQLVGNFFYLFVTSTVLGVVAGLLSAYVIKKLYFGSHSTDREVSIMMLMAYLSYMLAELFYLSGILTVFFCGIVMSHYTWHNVTENSRVTTKHTFATLSFVAEIFIFLYVGMDALDIEKWRVVSTSPKTSASVSAILLGLTLAGRAAFVFPLSFLSNLTKKSPNERIDFKQQITIWWAGLMRGAVSMALAYNQFNMAGHTQLRGNAILITSTITVVLFSTVVFGLMTKPLVRLLMPSTKQLTRMVSSEPGTPKSLIVPLLGESQDSEAELFVGNGKASESHEGGKTLLHPSSLKMLLTTPTRTVHYYWRKFDDAFMRPVFGGRGFAPYIPGSPIEQSIHLLQGEE; this is translated from the exons ATGACTATTATGCTGTTTGGAGCACTTGGCACCTTGATATCCTTCGTAATCATATCACTGG GCTCTATTTTCTTTTTCCAGAAAATGGATGTTGACCTTGCTATTGGGGATTATCTTG CAATTGGAGCAATTTTTGCTGCAACGGATTCAGTTTGCACATTGCAG GTGCTAAACCAAGATGAGACACCTTTACTCTACAGTTTAGTATTTGGGGAAGGAGTTGTCAATGATGCCACATCTGTGGTGCTTTTCAATGCTGTCCAGAACTTTGACCTGTCTAATATCAATGCTGCTGTAGCTTTGCAGCTAGTTGGAAACTTCTTTTATTTGTTTGTCACAAGCACTGTCTTGGGAGTTGTT GCTGGATTGTTAAGTGCATACGTTATTAAGAAGCTCTACTTTGGAAG CCATTCCACCGACCGTGAGGTTTCCATCATGATGCTTATGGCTTACCTTTCATACATGTTGGCTGAA TTGTTCTATTTAAGCGGCATCCTCACCGTATTCTTTTGTGGGATTGTGATGTCGCACTACACCTGGCATAATGTCACTGAGAACTCAAGAGTTACCACCAA GCACACATTTGCTACTCTGTCTTTTGTTGCTGAGATATTCATATTTCTTTACGTTGGCATGGATGCTCTAGACATTGAGAAATGGAGAGTTGTAAGTACCAG TCCCAAAACATCAGCTTCTGTTAGTGCAATACTACTGGGATTGACCTTGGCTGGAAGAGCAGCCTTTGTTTTCCCTTTATCGTTCCTGTCTAACTTGACCAAGAAGTCTCCCAATGAGAGAATTGATTTTAAGCAGCAA ATTACAATATGGTGGGCTGGTCTTATGCGTGGTGCTGTTTCCATGGCCCTCGCTTACAACCAG TTTAATATGGCAGGCCACACCCAGTTACGAGGGAATGCAATTTTGATCACAAGTACAATAACCGTGGTGCTTTTCAGCACTGTG GTTTTCGGGTTGATGACAAAGCCTCTTGTAAGGTTATTAATGCCATCTACAAAACAACTGACTAGAATGGTTTCTTCAGAGCCAGGCACCCCAAAATCCTTGATTGTTCCACTTCTAGGTGAAAGCCAAGATTCTGAAGCTGAACTATTCGTTGGTAATGGAAAAGCTTCAGAATCCCATGAAGGCGGCAAGACCTTACTCCATCCAAGCAGTTTGAAGATGCTACTTACAACCCCCACTCGTACAGTCCACTACTATTGGAGAAAATTCGATGACGCATTCATGCGTCCTGTTTTTGGTGGCCGTGGTTTTGCTCCATACATTCCAGGCTCACCCATCGAACAAAGCATCCATCTTCTGCAAGGTGAAGAATAA
- the LOC140811507 gene encoding sodium/hydrogen exchanger 2-like isoform X1, whose translation MNMLLTSDHTSVVSISLFVTLLCGCIVIGHLLEEHRWMNESITALLIGVGTGVLILVISGGKSSRLLVFSEDLFFFYLLPPIIFNAGFQVKKKQFFRNFMTIMLFGALGTLISFVIISLGSIFFFQKMDVDLAIGDYLAIGAIFAATDSVCTLQVLNQDETPLLYSLVFGEGVVNDATSVVLFNAVQNFDLSNINAAVALQLVGNFFYLFVTSTVLGVVAGLLSAYVIKKLYFGSHSTDREVSIMMLMAYLSYMLAELFYLSGILTVFFCGIVMSHYTWHNVTENSRVTTKHTFATLSFVAEIFIFLYVGMDALDIEKWRVVSTSPKTSASVSAILLGLTLAGRAAFVFPLSFLSNLTKKSPNERIDFKQQITIWWAGLMRGAVSMALAYNQFNMAGHTQLRGNAILITSTITVVLFSTVVFGLMTKPLVRLLMPSTKQLTRMVSSEPGTPKSLIVPLLGESQDSEAELFVGNGKASESHEGGKTLLHPSSLKMLLTTPTRTVHYYWRKFDDAFMRPVFGGRGFAPYIPGSPIEQSIHLLQGEE comes from the exons ATGAATATGCTGTTAACTTCTGACCACACTTCAGTGGTCTCGATTTCTTTATTTGTCACACTCCTGTGCGGATGTATTGTGATAGGTCATCTTTTGGAGGAACATAGATGGATGAATGAATCTATCACTGCACTTCTTATT GGAGTAGGCACCGGAGTTTTGATTCTAGTAATAAGTGGTGGGAAAAGCTCGCGTCTTTTGGTTTTCAGCGAGGATCTTTTCTTCTTCTATCTCCTCCCACCAATTATTTTCAATGCCGG GTTTCAGGTTAAGAAGAAACAGTTCTTTCGCAATTTCATGACTATTATGCTGTTTGGAGCACTTGGCACCTTGATATCCTTCGTAATCATATCACTGG GCTCTATTTTCTTTTTCCAGAAAATGGATGTTGACCTTGCTATTGGGGATTATCTTG CAATTGGAGCAATTTTTGCTGCAACGGATTCAGTTTGCACATTGCAG GTGCTAAACCAAGATGAGACACCTTTACTCTACAGTTTAGTATTTGGGGAAGGAGTTGTCAATGATGCCACATCTGTGGTGCTTTTCAATGCTGTCCAGAACTTTGACCTGTCTAATATCAATGCTGCTGTAGCTTTGCAGCTAGTTGGAAACTTCTTTTATTTGTTTGTCACAAGCACTGTCTTGGGAGTTGTT GCTGGATTGTTAAGTGCATACGTTATTAAGAAGCTCTACTTTGGAAG CCATTCCACCGACCGTGAGGTTTCCATCATGATGCTTATGGCTTACCTTTCATACATGTTGGCTGAA TTGTTCTATTTAAGCGGCATCCTCACCGTATTCTTTTGTGGGATTGTGATGTCGCACTACACCTGGCATAATGTCACTGAGAACTCAAGAGTTACCACCAA GCACACATTTGCTACTCTGTCTTTTGTTGCTGAGATATTCATATTTCTTTACGTTGGCATGGATGCTCTAGACATTGAGAAATGGAGAGTTGTAAGTACCAG TCCCAAAACATCAGCTTCTGTTAGTGCAATACTACTGGGATTGACCTTGGCTGGAAGAGCAGCCTTTGTTTTCCCTTTATCGTTCCTGTCTAACTTGACCAAGAAGTCTCCCAATGAGAGAATTGATTTTAAGCAGCAA ATTACAATATGGTGGGCTGGTCTTATGCGTGGTGCTGTTTCCATGGCCCTCGCTTACAACCAG TTTAATATGGCAGGCCACACCCAGTTACGAGGGAATGCAATTTTGATCACAAGTACAATAACCGTGGTGCTTTTCAGCACTGTG GTTTTCGGGTTGATGACAAAGCCTCTTGTAAGGTTATTAATGCCATCTACAAAACAACTGACTAGAATGGTTTCTTCAGAGCCAGGCACCCCAAAATCCTTGATTGTTCCACTTCTAGGTGAAAGCCAAGATTCTGAAGCTGAACTATTCGTTGGTAATGGAAAAGCTTCAGAATCCCATGAAGGCGGCAAGACCTTACTCCATCCAAGCAGTTTGAAGATGCTACTTACAACCCCCACTCGTACAGTCCACTACTATTGGAGAAAATTCGATGACGCATTCATGCGTCCTGTTTTTGGTGGCCGTGGTTTTGCTCCATACATTCCAGGCTCACCCATCGAACAAAGCATCCATCTTCTGCAAGGTGAAGAATAA
- the LOC140811457 gene encoding uncharacterized protein isoform X3: protein MVCPLGSGRMAALVRLHAAGSVSQNVKDMIIFGLRPTTDTLDLVCCNACKKPIKASQYSIHAELCKSMISRAQIVPELESLAVNKKPPRKERKKMAIAHNHQATSQRERKKFVSVNSESIAGTVSYLDEQVQVTQLAEANGNMQVSGSHCINGSSVGPYNMNCPENVALHSSKPLKGETAEAPSNPGTKKFCWTTAGVVPYVPAPLATKVYYSQRSLYLRRAMRLMYYEGSNKECSSKYLSPEVLPVNAVSNSCHEPAVNQQREKHILHLAQEPDQIALKSPEMHLGKSEGFVPAVNVSSQLPVNNTLGPHYMPKSYSFAGKSGKSVSFRCCALALRRLVVQTPHV from the exons ATGGTATGTCCTCTCGGGAGTGGTAGAATGGCAGCCTTGGTGAGGCTTCATGCTGCTGGAAGTGTCTCGCAAAATGTAAAAG ATATGATCATATTTGGTTTGAGACCGACGACAGATACTTTAGATTTG GTATGCTGCAATGCTTGTAAGAAGCCAATCAAGGCCAGTCAATACTCTATACATGCAG AGCTTTGTAAGTCTATGATTTCTAGAGCACAAATAGTTCCAGAACTCGAGAGTTTGGCAGTAAACAAGAAGCCTCCACGAAAGGAGAGAAAAAAGATGGCGATTGCTCATAACC ACCAAGCCACATCACAGAGAGAACGAAAAAAATTCGTTTCTGTAAACTCGGAGAGTATTGCTGGGACTGTATCATATTTAGACGAGCAGGTTCAAGTGACTCAGCTTGCTGAAGCTAATG GAAACATGCAAGTAAGTGGGTCCCATTGTATAAATGGTTCAAGTGTTGGCCCTTACAATATGAATTGCCCAGAAAACGTCGCTTTACATTCTTCAAAGCCTTTGAAAGG GGAAACAGCTGAGGCTCCATCAAATCCCGGCACTAAGAAATTTTGTTGGACAACTGCAGGGGTAGTTCCAT ATGTTCCTGCTCCCCTAGCTACCAAAGTATACTATTCCCAGAGAAGCCTCTATCTCCGAAGAGCCATGCGTCTCATGTACTATGAAGGATCAAACAAGGAGTGTAGCAGTAAGTATCTGAGTCCTGAAGTATTGCCGGTTAATGCAGTCAGCAACAGTTGCCATGAACCAGCTGTGAACCAGCAG AGAGAGAAGCATATTTTGCATCTGGCACAAGAACCTGATCAAATTGCTCTGAAAAGCCCAGAAATGCACTTGGGAAAATCAGAAGGATTTGTTCCAGCGGTGAACGTATCATCTCAACTTCCTGTGAATAATACCCTAGGACCTCATTACATGCCAAAATCATATTCTTTTGCAGGCAAATCTGGTAAGTCTGTTAGTTTTAGGTGTTGTGCTCTTGCTCTAAGAAGGTTAGTTGTGCAAACCCCCCATGTCTAG
- the LOC140811457 gene encoding uncharacterized protein isoform X2 — protein MVCPLGSGRMAALVRLHAAGSVSQNVKEEAGKRKLAAQYIQRELCEADEANLLDEEDMIIFGLRPTTDTLDLVCCNACKKPIKASQYSIHAELCKSMISRAQIVPELESLAVNKKPPRKERKKMAIAHNHQATSQRERKKFVSVNSESIAGTVSYLDEQVQVTQLAEANGNMQVSGSHCINGSSVGPYNMNCPENVALHSSKPLKGETAEAPSNPGTKKFCWTTAGVVPYVPAPLATKVYYSQRSLYLRRAMRLMYYEGSNKECSSKYLSPEVLPVNAVSNSCHEPAVNQQREKHILHLAQEPDQIALKSPEMHLGKSEGFVPAVNVSSQLPVNNTLGPHYMPKSYSFAGKSGNPLGTVQ, from the exons ATGGTATGTCCTCTCGGGAGTGGTAGAATGGCAGCCTTGGTGAGGCTTCATGCTGCTGGAAGTGTCTCGCAAAATGTAAAAG AGGAAGCAGGCAAGCGGAAATTAGCTGCACAATACATACAGAGAGAACTATGTGAGGCAGATGAAGCGAACTTACTTGATGAAGAAG ATATGATCATATTTGGTTTGAGACCGACGACAGATACTTTAGATTTG GTATGCTGCAATGCTTGTAAGAAGCCAATCAAGGCCAGTCAATACTCTATACATGCAG AGCTTTGTAAGTCTATGATTTCTAGAGCACAAATAGTTCCAGAACTCGAGAGTTTGGCAGTAAACAAGAAGCCTCCACGAAAGGAGAGAAAAAAGATGGCGATTGCTCATAACC ACCAAGCCACATCACAGAGAGAACGAAAAAAATTCGTTTCTGTAAACTCGGAGAGTATTGCTGGGACTGTATCATATTTAGACGAGCAGGTTCAAGTGACTCAGCTTGCTGAAGCTAATG GAAACATGCAAGTAAGTGGGTCCCATTGTATAAATGGTTCAAGTGTTGGCCCTTACAATATGAATTGCCCAGAAAACGTCGCTTTACATTCTTCAAAGCCTTTGAAAGG GGAAACAGCTGAGGCTCCATCAAATCCCGGCACTAAGAAATTTTGTTGGACAACTGCAGGGGTAGTTCCAT ATGTTCCTGCTCCCCTAGCTACCAAAGTATACTATTCCCAGAGAAGCCTCTATCTCCGAAGAGCCATGCGTCTCATGTACTATGAAGGATCAAACAAGGAGTGTAGCAGTAAGTATCTGAGTCCTGAAGTATTGCCGGTTAATGCAGTCAGCAACAGTTGCCATGAACCAGCTGTGAACCAGCAG AGAGAGAAGCATATTTTGCATCTGGCACAAGAACCTGATCAAATTGCTCTGAAAAGCCCAGAAATGCACTTGGGAAAATCAGAAGGATTTGTTCCAGCGGTGAACGTATCATCTCAACTTCCTGTGAATAATACCCTAGGACCTCATTACATGCCAAAATCATATTCTTTTGCAGGCAAATCTG GAAACCCTCTAGGTACCGTTCAGTAA
- the LOC140811457 gene encoding uncharacterized protein isoform X1, giving the protein MVCPLGSGRMAALVRLHAAGSVSQNVKEEAGKRKLAAQYIQRELCEADEANLLDEEDMIIFGLRPTTDTLDLVCCNACKKPIKASQYSIHAELCKSMISRAQIVPELESLAVNKKPPRKERKKMAIAHNHQATSQRERKKFVSVNSESIAGTVSYLDEQVQVTQLAEANGNMQVSGSHCINGSSVGPYNMNCPENVALHSSKPLKGETAEAPSNPGTKKFCWTTAGVVPYVPAPLATKVYYSQRSLYLRRAMRLMYYEGSNKECSSKYLSPEVLPVNAVSNSCHEPAVNQQREKHILHLAQEPDQIALKSPEMHLGKSEGFVPAVNVSSQLPVNNTLGPHYMPKSYSFAGKSGKSVSFRCCALALRRLVVQTPHV; this is encoded by the exons ATGGTATGTCCTCTCGGGAGTGGTAGAATGGCAGCCTTGGTGAGGCTTCATGCTGCTGGAAGTGTCTCGCAAAATGTAAAAG AGGAAGCAGGCAAGCGGAAATTAGCTGCACAATACATACAGAGAGAACTATGTGAGGCAGATGAAGCGAACTTACTTGATGAAGAAG ATATGATCATATTTGGTTTGAGACCGACGACAGATACTTTAGATTTG GTATGCTGCAATGCTTGTAAGAAGCCAATCAAGGCCAGTCAATACTCTATACATGCAG AGCTTTGTAAGTCTATGATTTCTAGAGCACAAATAGTTCCAGAACTCGAGAGTTTGGCAGTAAACAAGAAGCCTCCACGAAAGGAGAGAAAAAAGATGGCGATTGCTCATAACC ACCAAGCCACATCACAGAGAGAACGAAAAAAATTCGTTTCTGTAAACTCGGAGAGTATTGCTGGGACTGTATCATATTTAGACGAGCAGGTTCAAGTGACTCAGCTTGCTGAAGCTAATG GAAACATGCAAGTAAGTGGGTCCCATTGTATAAATGGTTCAAGTGTTGGCCCTTACAATATGAATTGCCCAGAAAACGTCGCTTTACATTCTTCAAAGCCTTTGAAAGG GGAAACAGCTGAGGCTCCATCAAATCCCGGCACTAAGAAATTTTGTTGGACAACTGCAGGGGTAGTTCCAT ATGTTCCTGCTCCCCTAGCTACCAAAGTATACTATTCCCAGAGAAGCCTCTATCTCCGAAGAGCCATGCGTCTCATGTACTATGAAGGATCAAACAAGGAGTGTAGCAGTAAGTATCTGAGTCCTGAAGTATTGCCGGTTAATGCAGTCAGCAACAGTTGCCATGAACCAGCTGTGAACCAGCAG AGAGAGAAGCATATTTTGCATCTGGCACAAGAACCTGATCAAATTGCTCTGAAAAGCCCAGAAATGCACTTGGGAAAATCAGAAGGATTTGTTCCAGCGGTGAACGTATCATCTCAACTTCCTGTGAATAATACCCTAGGACCTCATTACATGCCAAAATCATATTCTTTTGCAGGCAAATCTGGTAAGTCTGTTAGTTTTAGGTGTTGTGCTCTTGCTCTAAGAAGGTTAGTTGTGCAAACCCCCCATGTCTAG
- the LOC140811457 gene encoding uncharacterized protein isoform X4, with protein MGSAENAVLFSDMIIFGLRPTTDTLDLVCCNACKKPIKASQYSIHAELCKSMISRAQIVPELESLAVNKKPPRKERKKMAIAHNHQATSQRERKKFVSVNSESIAGTVSYLDEQVQVTQLAEANGNMQVSGSHCINGSSVGPYNMNCPENVALHSSKPLKGETAEAPSNPGTKKFCWTTAGVVPYVPAPLATKVYYSQRSLYLRRAMRLMYYEGSNKECSSKYLSPEVLPVNAVSNSCHEPAVNQQREKHILHLAQEPDQIALKSPEMHLGKSEGFVPAVNVSSQLPVNNTLGPHYMPKSYSFAGKSGKSVSFRCCALALRRLVVQTPHV; from the exons ATGGGATCGGCAGAAAATGCTGTTTTATTTAGTG ATATGATCATATTTGGTTTGAGACCGACGACAGATACTTTAGATTTG GTATGCTGCAATGCTTGTAAGAAGCCAATCAAGGCCAGTCAATACTCTATACATGCAG AGCTTTGTAAGTCTATGATTTCTAGAGCACAAATAGTTCCAGAACTCGAGAGTTTGGCAGTAAACAAGAAGCCTCCACGAAAGGAGAGAAAAAAGATGGCGATTGCTCATAACC ACCAAGCCACATCACAGAGAGAACGAAAAAAATTCGTTTCTGTAAACTCGGAGAGTATTGCTGGGACTGTATCATATTTAGACGAGCAGGTTCAAGTGACTCAGCTTGCTGAAGCTAATG GAAACATGCAAGTAAGTGGGTCCCATTGTATAAATGGTTCAAGTGTTGGCCCTTACAATATGAATTGCCCAGAAAACGTCGCTTTACATTCTTCAAAGCCTTTGAAAGG GGAAACAGCTGAGGCTCCATCAAATCCCGGCACTAAGAAATTTTGTTGGACAACTGCAGGGGTAGTTCCAT ATGTTCCTGCTCCCCTAGCTACCAAAGTATACTATTCCCAGAGAAGCCTCTATCTCCGAAGAGCCATGCGTCTCATGTACTATGAAGGATCAAACAAGGAGTGTAGCAGTAAGTATCTGAGTCCTGAAGTATTGCCGGTTAATGCAGTCAGCAACAGTTGCCATGAACCAGCTGTGAACCAGCAG AGAGAGAAGCATATTTTGCATCTGGCACAAGAACCTGATCAAATTGCTCTGAAAAGCCCAGAAATGCACTTGGGAAAATCAGAAGGATTTGTTCCAGCGGTGAACGTATCATCTCAACTTCCTGTGAATAATACCCTAGGACCTCATTACATGCCAAAATCATATTCTTTTGCAGGCAAATCTGGTAAGTCTGTTAGTTTTAGGTGTTGTGCTCTTGCTCTAAGAAGGTTAGTTGTGCAAACCCCCCATGTCTAG